A genomic region of Papaver somniferum cultivar HN1 chromosome 7, ASM357369v1, whole genome shotgun sequence contains the following coding sequences:
- the LOC113297544 gene encoding uncharacterized protein LOC113297544 gives MAFINNKSKKQPIPSSQFMSIRTILLLILLFAILALSFVLQTPNFPDSCIPSSSSATQTSPFSGDLRYARFAWNRLPLVDDRPPPTILRIAVFSRKWPFSSAPGGMERHALTLYTALARRGHNIHVYTSPPSTKTDRLSASPTSSPQIHFHEGEKGQWHYNLAWAQFDAENRREPFDVVHSESVALPHWLARELPNLAVSWHGIALESVQSSIYQDLTRKEDEPMSSSFNQSIYGVIPKVLKEIRFFKNYANHVAISDSCGEMLRDVYQIPNNRVHVILNGVDEDDFVYDMKLGKQFRDKVGVPQNASLVLGIAGRLVKDKGHPLLHEAFYRLLIKRRDVYLIVAGSGPWEGRYRDLGPQVIVLGSMKPSELRGFYNSIDVFVNPTLRPQGLDLTLMEAMLSGKPILASRFPSIKGTIVVDDEFGFMFSPNVESLLEAIEIVVKEGKERLARRGKACMKYARAMFTARKMALAYERMFLCMKNVAFCQYSLKSD, from the coding sequence ATGGCTTTCATCAACAACAAATCCAAGAAGCAACCAATTCCTTCTTCTCAATTCATGAGTATCAGAACTATCCTCTTGCTCATTCTTCTCTTTGCAATTCTAGCTCTTTCTTTTGTCCTACAAACCCCTAATTTCCCCGACTCATGCATACCCTCATCTTCCTCCGCCACTCAAACAAGCCCTTTTTCTGGGGATCTCCGTTATGCTCGATTCGCTTGGAACCGGCTGCCGCTAGTCGATGATCGTCCACCTCCGACAATACTCAGAATTGCTGTTTTCTCACGAAAATGGCCTTTTAGCTCTGCCCCAGGTGGTATGGAACGCCATGCGCTGACTTTATACACAGCTCTTGCCCGTCGTGGTCATAATATTCATGTTTACACTTCACCTCCTTCAACTAAAACTGATCGTCTCAGTGCAAGTCCGACGTCTTCCCCACAAATTCATTTCCACGAAGGCGAAAAGGGACAATGGCATTACAACCTAGCATGGGCTCAATTCGACGCTGAAAACAGGCGTGAGCCGTTTGATGTCGTCCACTCTGAAAGCGTGGCACTTCCTCATTGGCTAGCACGCGAGCTTCCGAACTTAGCCGTGTCATGGCACGGTATTGCCCTGGAAAGTGTACAATCAAGTATTTACCAAGATTTGACCAGGAAGGAAGATGAACCCATGTCAAGTTCTTTTAATCAGAGTATATATGGAGTGATTCCTAAAGTTTTGAAGGAAATTAGATTCTTTAAGAACTATGCAAATCATGTTGCTATTAGTGATAGTTGTGGAGAGATGTTGAGAGATGTTTATCAAATCCCAAACAATAGAGTTCATGTGATTTTAAATGGAGTTGATGAAGATGACTTCGTGTATGATATGAAGTTAGGAAAACAATTCAGAGATAAAGTTGGTGTCCCACAAAATGCAAGTTTAGTGCTTGGAATTGCAGGAAGATTGGTGAAAGACAAGGGTCATCCTCTACTTCATGAAGCCTTCTACAGGTTGCTCATTAAGCGTCGAGACGTCTACTTGATTGTCGCTGGATCCGGACCGTGGGAAGGAAGATACAGAGATTTGGGTCCTCAAGTTATCGTCTTAGGGTCGATGAAACCAAGCGAATTACGAGGTTTTTATAATTCAATTGATGTTTTTGTAAATCCTACTCTAAGACCTCAAGGACTTGATCTGACGTTGATGGAAGCTATGTTAAGTGGAAAACCAATTCTAGCATCAAGATTTCCGAGTATTAAAGGAACAATAGTTGTTGATGATGAATTTGGCTTTATGTTTTCGCCAAATGTTGAGTCACTGTTAGAAGCGATAGAAATTGTGgtgaaagaaggaaaagaaagactaGCCAGAAGAGGAAAAGCATGTATGAAGTATGCCCGTGCTATGTTCACTGCTAGGAAAATGGCATTAGCTTACGAGAGAATGTTCCTTTGCATGAAAAATGTGGCATTTTGTCAATACTCTTTAAAATCAGATTAG